From the Candidatus Polarisedimenticolaceae bacterium genome, the window GACCTCGTCGTCTGGTCGGGCCATCCGCTCAGCGTCTATGCCGTCGCGGACCAGACCTGGGTCGACGGCCGCCTGGAGTTCGACCGGACGGCGGACGTGGCGTCGCGCGCGGCGGTCGAGGCCGCGCGCGCCGAGGCCGTCGCGAAGGCGCTCGGGCGCGCGCCCGAGCCCCCGGCGACGGCGATCCCCGCGGGGGCGCAGCCCGGACCGGGTCCCGCACCCGCGTGGAAGGACCGCCTGGCGTCGCGCGGCGGCGGCGTCTCGATCGTCGGCGCCACGGTGCATCCGGTCTCCGGCCCGCCGATCGAGAACGGCACCGTCTCCTTCCGCGAGGGGCGCATCGTCGCGGTGGGCGCCGGGCTCCCGCCTCTGCCGGGTGCGACCGTCGTCGACGGCCGCGGCCGGCACCTCTACCCCGGCCTGCTCGACGCGAGCTCGTCGCTCGGACGCGTCGAGATCTCCTCGGTCGCGGGAAGCGTCGACGTCGGAGAGATCGGCGATCTCAATCCGGAGGTCGCGACCGCGATCGCGGTGAATCCGGATTCCGAGCTCCTCGGGGTCGCGCGCGCGAACGGGATCACCCACGCCCTCGGCGTCCCCGAGGGCGGAATCGTCAGCGGGAGCTCCGCGTGGATGCGGCTGGACGGGTGGACGTGGGAGGATCTCGAGGCCTCGGGCCCGGTCGCGATGCACGTCCGCTGGCCGTCGTACGCCGTACGCCGCGGGCCGGGCGCTCCGTCCGAGGACGACCAGCGCCGCGAGCGCGAGCTGCGCCTGACCGCGTTGCGCCGGCTCTTCGAGGACGCACGCGCCTATGCCCGCGCGAAGGGAGCGGCGCCGGACGGGCGACGGATCGACGTCGACCCGAAGCTCGAGGCGATGCTCCCCGTGGTCGACGGCCGCCTCCCGGTCGTCGTGCATGCCTCCCAGGCCCGCCAGATCCGCGCGGCGCTCGATTGGGCGGGCAAGGAGCAGATCCGCATCGTGCTCGCGTCCCCCTCCTCCGGGGACGCGTGGCGTCTCGCCGATGCCCTCGCCGCACGCGCGGTGCCGGTCCTCCTCGAAGGGGTCCTGCAGCTCCCCGCGCGCGAAGACGACCCCTACGACGCGGCCTACGCGGCCGCCGCGAAGCTCCGCGCCGCCGGCGTGAGGGTCGCGATCGCCTCCGGGGGCGGCGGGGGGGGCGCGTGGACCGCGCGCAACCTCCCCTACCACGCGGCCATGGCCGCGGCGTTCGGCCTCCCCAAGGACGACGCGCTGCGCGCCGTGACGCTCCACGCGGCCGAGATCCTCGGCGTCGCGAGCACCCTGGGCTCGATCGAAGTCGGCAAGTCCGCGAGCCTCATCCTCACCGACGGCGACCCGCTCGAGATCCGAACGCGAGTCGGGGCCGCCTGGATCGACGGCCGCCCGGCCTCCCTGGAGGACAACCGGCACGACCGCCTCTACCGCAGGTATGCCTCGCGCCCGCGCCCAGGGGCGCGCTGAGGTCCCGATGCTGGACATCCGCGATTTGTCCGTCCGCTGCGGCCGGTGCCTCAACTACCAGACCCTCACCGCCTACGCCAAGCGCGAGGGGTGGAACGTCTACACCTACACCTGCGACGAAGGGACCTGCGACGTGGACGCGACGCGCACGCTGCTGGAGGTCCCCGAGGCGATCGACGTGTTCGCGACGCGGCATCCGGAGTGTGGCGGAGGGTGCGGAAGCTAGCCGCACAGAAATCGGAGCGCACGACTCCCCTGCGGCCCGTATGGTTCCCGTCGAGGGGAACATCGTGACGGTCCTTGCTCCGGCCTCGGAGTTCCTGGGGATTAGTCGCGCCGCCGCCGCCGTGCGCGAGCAGATCGTCCGAGCGGCGTCGGTCGACGCCCCCGTCCTCGTGGTCGGCGAGAGCGGCGTAGGCAAGGAGCTCGTCGCCCGCGGAATCCACGACCGGTCCCGCCGCGCGCCGGGGCCCTTCATCGCCCTCAATTGCGCCGCGATCCCGGACGGCCTGGTGGAGTCGGAGCTGTTCGGGCACGAGCCCGGCTCGTTCACCGACGGCCGGAGCCTCCGGCGCGGCGCGTTCGAGCTCGCCGACCGGGGGACGTTGTTCCTGGACGAGGTCGGCGACCTGAGCCCGTCGGCTCAGCCGAAGCTGCTCCGCTCCCTCGAATCGGGAGAGTTCCTGCGCGTGGGGGGCGAGCAGCCCCGGCGCTCCGACTTGCGCGTGATCGCCGCCACGAACCACGACCTGCACCGGATGTCCGTCGAGAACCGCTTCCGCGCGGATCTGCTCTACCGCCTGCGGGTCATCGAGATCCGGGTCCCGCCGCTGCGGCACCGGCGCGAGGACATCCCGCTGCTCGCCGAACGGTTCGCCCGGCACGTTGCCTCGAGCCAGAATCAGCCGTTCCGCGGATTCTCGCCGGAGGCGATCCAGGCCCTCTCGCGATACCCCTGGCCGGGGAACGTTCGCGAGCTACGGTCGGTGGTGCAGCGTGCGCTCTCGTTCCGTCTGGACGGATTGGTGGACGGATCCGTGCTCGACCTCGACCCCGTCTCCGCCGGCCGGATCGGCCTGCGGGCGCTGCTCGACGAGGACTGGAAGAACGCTCGCTGGAAGTTCGAGTCCGCCTACGCAAGTCACCTGCTCGGCCGCTTCGGCGGGAGCGTACGGGAAGCGGCGCATGCCGCGGGGCTCGCGCCCCGCAGCCTCTACAAGATGCTCCGGCGGCAGCGGCAGCGGCGCGGTGACACCGACTGAGCGCGCCCACGGTGGCCTCGAGCTTGTTGAGTCTCCGGGTGTCCGGCCTGTCCTCCGGCGGACGGGAGTGCTTTCGCAAGTCGCGACTTCCTTGAGTTCCCGCCGGGCCCGGGTCTTGCCCCGGTCCGGACCATGCGCTGGCCCATCCACCCCGTCGAACGCGTGCGTCCGTCCCGCTTCGCCTCCTCGTCCCGGTCGCGGCAGGGCTTGCGGCCTGTGCGGCGCATCGCCAGATCGCCCGCTCCGCGCACTGCTCCAAGGCCGCGAGCGGCTCGGGGGTGCCCCCTTCAATCTTCCGGCCTTTCCCCGGGCGGCGCCATCTTCACGATCCTCGGGAAGAACCGGGCGACCTTCTCGACGAGGTCGGACTGCGCCGCCATCACGACGTCGATGTCCTTGTACACTCCGGGAACCTCGTCGAGCCCTGCCGAGATGACGTCCACCCCGCGCTCGTCGAGCAGGCGCCGCACTTCCCCCCACACGAACCGCTGCTTCGCCGCGGCTCGGCTCATCACCCGCCCCGCCCCGTGCGCCGCCGACCGCATCGACTCGGCGTTGCCCAGGCCACGCACGACATAGGTGGGGCTCGCCATCGAACCGGGGATGATCCCGAGCACGCCGGCCCCCGCCGGGGTCGCCCCCTTGCGGTGGACGATCAGCGTTTCCCCGAAATGCTCCTCCTTCCAGGCGAAGTTGTGGTGGTTCTCGAGGTCGAGGACGACGCGTGCGCCGAGGTGGCGCGCGATCGCGCGGTGAATGCACGCGTGGTTGGCGGCGGCGTATTTCCCCATCAGCTCCATCGCCGCCCAGTACTCCTGCCCCTCGTGCGAGGCGAGGTCGAGCCAGGCGAGGTGGAGCAGCTCGCGCGGAAGCTCCGCGCGCTTCGTCATCGCGAGCTTGCTGTAGTGGTCGGCGACCGACGCGCCCGTGCCGCGGCTTCCGCTGTGCGTGAGGAGCGCGAGGTAGGTCCCGGGCGGGATCCCGAGCGCGTCGTCGGGAACGTCGAAGGTGCCGAACTCGACGAAGTGGTTCCCGCTCCCCGAGGTCCCCAGCTGCGACCACGCCTTGTCCTTCAGCTCGCGCGTGACCGGAGAGACGGTCCAGTCGTCGTCGAGGACGTCGTGCTCGCGACGGTCCTTGAAGTGGGCGCCGACCCCGAAGCGCGTCTCCGACTCGATCGCCTTCTTCAGGCGCTGCGACTCGCCGGCGAGCAGCCGGGGCGGGAGGTCGAGGACGGTCATCTTCATCCGGCAGGCGATGTCCACGCCGACGGCGTACGGGATCACCGCGTTGCGGGTCGCCAGCACGCCGCCGATCGGAAGGCCGTACCCCGGGTGCGCGTCGGGCATGAGCGCCCCCTTCACCGAGACGGGGAGGGCGCACGCGTTCGCCATCTGACGCAGCGACTCGGGCTCGAGGTCGAGGCCCCAGCTTCGCCAGGGCGCCGGGGATTCCCGCGGCACGAAGCTCCGGCGGGACTCGGCGCGGTTGAGGATCGCGCGGGCGAGCTCGCCGTAGGCCGGGTCGTCCCGGAACGACTCCGGATCCTCGACGAGCGCGCGGACGTCCCGCCGGATGTCGCGCACGTCCGTGCCGGACTTCCGGGCCGCCCCAACGGCGGCGAGCGCGGCGTGCAGGGGGGCGCCTCGCGGGACGCCGAGGTTGAGGAGCTCGCGGGCTTTCATACCGGCATTCTGACGCGAACCCGCTACAATCCCACGGTTCCCATCAGGAGGCCCCGTGAGCCACGCCGGCGATCCGCGTTCCCTCGAGATCGGCATCCCCACCGTCGACGCGGAGCACCGCGAGCAGCTCGATCGCATGGCGCGCCTTCAGGGCGCCATCCTCGGGGGCGGCGATCCGGAGACGATCGCCGACGACCTCGAGAGCCTGACCGACTACATCGACGCCCACTTCACCTCCGAGCAGATCCTGATGCGCGAGCAGGCCTACCCCGAGTACGCGACGCACCTGCGCGAACACGACGCCGCGATCGACATGCTGCGCAACCTCGAGACGCGCGTGCGTTCCGGGGACGCGGCCGCCTCGGCCGAGGTCCTGTCGGCCCTCAAGGGGTGGCTCGTCTCGCACATCGACCGCGCCGACCGTGCGCTCGCCGGCTTCCTCCTCGCGCGCGGCAAGGAGATGCCCTGACGTGCCGGCCGCGGCGCTCCTGCTGGCGGCACTCCTCCCGATCGCGGAGATCGATGCCTCGTGGGCGCTCCGGGCCGACCTCGACCGCGCGCAGGCCCATGTCGCCGAGGTGAAACGCGCCGCCGCGGCGCACCCCGACGCCTCCGCGCTCCAGTGGCGGCTGTGCCGCGCACTGTTCTTCCTGGGCGAATACGCCCTCGACCCGAACCGGAAGGACGAACGCAAGACGGTGCTGCGCGAGGCCCGGGAGGCCGGCGAACGCGCGGTCGCCCTCGCGAAGGACGACGCCGAACGACTCCCTTCCCACGTCTGGGCCTCGTACGCCTGGGGCCAGTGGGCGCTGCTCGAGGGGAAACTCGCGGCGGTGCGGCAGGGGGCCGCGGCCAGGATCCGCGACCACGCCGCCGCGGCGGTGAGGCTCGACCCGCTTTACGACGGCGCGGCCGGCGACCGCGTCCTCGGGCGGCTCCACCACCAGACGCCGTCGGTCCCCTTCCTCACCGGCTGGGCCTCCAAGCAACTCGCTCTCGAGCACCTGCGTCGCTCGGTCGAGCTCGCCCCGGGAAGCCTCGTCAACCGGCAGTACCTCGGCGAGGCGCTCTGGGAGATCGACAGGAAGCGCCGGGCCGAGGCGAAGGCGATCCTCGAGGGGGTCGTCGCCGCGATCCCCGACCCGCGGTTCCTGGTCGAGGAACGGCACGCGCAGGCCGCCGCGCGGGCGTTTCTCCACGAGCGCGTGGCGCAGCGCTGAGGGGCCCCCGGCGCTATAGTGCGCCTCCGGCGTCCGCAGGCCCCACCCGCGCCGGTGGAGGTGCCTTCCGCATGATCTACAACGGCATGGCGATCGAGGCGACGCGACTGGGCGACGGCTTCGTCGAGCTTCGCTTCGACCTCAAGAGCGAGTCGGTCAACAAGTTCGACGCGCTCTCCCTGCGCGAGCTCGCGGAGGCGGTCGCCGCGATCGCCCGCGAGAAGGACCTCCGCGGCGTGTTGGTCACCAGCGCCAAGGACGTCTTCATCGTCGGCGCGGACATCATGGAGTTCCTCGAGCACTTCAAGAAGCCCGAGGCCGAGATGGCCGCGTGGCTGCTCGAGATGGACAAGACGCTCAACGCGCTCGAGGACCTCGACGCGCCGTCGGTCGTCGCGATCAACGGCGTCGCCCTCGGCGGCGGCTTCGAGCTGTGCCTCGCCGCCTCGTTCCGCGTGATGTCCACGTCGGCGAAGGTGGGCCTCCCGGAGACCAAGCTCGGGATCATCCCCGGCTGGGGCGGTACGGTTCGCCTGTCGCGCCTCGTCGGCGCGGACAACGCGATCGAGTGGATCGCGGGGGGGGAGCACCACGCCCCCGAGACCGCCCTGAAGGTCGGTGCGGTGGACGCCGTCGTCGCCCCCGAGGCCCTCCGCGACGCGGCCGTGCGCATGCTCCACGACGCGGCGGACGGGAAGCTGGACTGGAAACGCCGGCGCGAGGAGAAGAAGGCCCCGCTCAGGCTCGACGCGATCGAGGCGGGGATGGTCTTCGTCGGCTCGAAGGCGTTCGTCGCCGGGAAGGCCGGTCCGCACTACCCCGCCCCCGTGACGGCGATCGAGGTGATCGAGCAGGGGGCGGGAAAGGCGCGCGACGAGGCTCTGCCGATCGAGGCGGCGGCGTTCGCCAAGCTCGCCAAGAGCGCGACCGCGCGCTCGCTCGTGCAGGTGTTCCTCGGCGACCAGGCGGTGAAGAAGGTCGGGAAGAAGGCATCGAAGGCCGCACGCCCCGTCAAGCGCGCCGCGGTCCTGGGCGCCGGGATCATGGGGGGCGGCATCGCCTACCAGTCGGCGTCGCGCGGGACGCCGATCCTGATGAAGGACATCGCCCCCAAGGCGCTCGAGTCGGGGATGGCCGAGGCGGTCAAGCTTCTCGAGAAGCAGGTCGAGCGAGGCAAGCTCACGACCGGCAAGATGGCCGGCGTGCTCGCCGCGATCACGCCGACGATGTCGTACGGCGACTTCGGGACCGTGGACGTCGTCGTCGAGGCGGTCGTCGAGAACGAGGAGATCAAGAAGAAGGTCCTCGCCGAGGTGGAGGGGAATCTCCCGGAGACGGCCGTGCTGGCCTCGAACACCTCGACGATCTCGATCACGCGCCTGGCGACGGCGCTGAAGCGTCCCGAGCGTTTCTGCGGGATGCACTTCTTCAATCCGGTGCCGAAGATGCCCCTCGTCGAGGTGATCCGCGGCGAGAAGACCGGGGAGGAGGCGATCGCGACGACCGTCGCGTGGGCGCAGGCGATGGGGAAGACCCCCATCGTCGTCGGCGACTGCGCGGGGTTCCTCGTGAACCGGCTTCTCTTTCCCTACTTCGCGGGGTTCATGGGGCTGCTCGCGGAGGGGGTCGACTACGAGCGCATCGACAAGGTGATGGAGACGTGGGGCTGGCCGATGGGCCCGGCGCTCCTGCTCGACGTCGTGGGGATCGACACCGCCGTGCACGCCGACAGGGTGATGGCGCAGGCGTTTCCCGACCGGATGCGACACGACGGGAAGAGCGCGATCGAGGCGATGGTCGAGGCCGGCCGCTTCGGCCAGAAGACGGGCTCGGGGTTCTACGCCTGGAAGCCCGAGAAGAAGGGGCCGCCCAAGAAGCAATCCGACCCCGAAGCGAAGGCGATCGTCGCATCGATCGTGAAGGGGTCGTCGAATCCGACCGACGGCGAGATCCTCGAGCGGACGATGCTGCCGATGCTCTTCGAGGGCTCGCGTTGCCTCGAGGAGAAGATCGTCGCGTCGCCGGTCGAGGCCGACATCGCCCTCCTCTACGGCCTCGGGTTCCCGCCGTTCCGCGGCGGGTTGTTCCACTGGGCCGACGTCACGGGGATCGACGCGCTGCTCCACGCCTCGGAGCACCACCGCCGCCTGGGCGGCCTGTACGTCCCCACGAAGCAGATGCACGATCTCGCCGCCGCCGGGCGCGGCTTCCACGGAGCGTAGCGCCATGAGAGAAGTCGTCGTCGTCGACGCCGTCCGCACCCCGATGGGCCGCTCCAAGGGCGGCATGTTCCGAAACGTGAGGTCCGAGAATCTCTCGGCCGAAGTCATCAAGGGCCTGCTCGCCCGCAACCCCGAGGTGAACCCCGCCGAGATCGACGACGTCCTCTGGGGGTGCGTCCAGCAGACCCTCGAGCAGGCGTTCAACGTCGCCCGATTCGCCCAGTTGATGACCCCGATCCCCAAGGAAGTCCCCGCGCAGACGATCAACCGCCTGTGCGGCTCGTCCATGACGGCGCTCCACACCGCCGCGATGCACATCCTCGCCGGCTACGGCGACCTGTTCGTGGTCGGCGGCGTCGAGCACATGGGGCACGTCCCGATGATGCACGGCATCGACTTCAACCCGAGAAGCTCGAAGTACAACGCGAAGGCGGCGGGGATGATGGGGCTCACCGCCGAGTACCTCGCGCGGATCCACAAGATCGATCGG encodes:
- a CDS encoding amidohydrolase family protein produces the protein MRAAAGFLVVALAADASAQTLAPEAKAPAVVLVKDATVWTQGPAGVLENTDVLVREGKIAAIGRALPAPAGAFVVEAGGRHVTPGLIDAHSHTAIRGGVNEGSNNVTAEVRIADVVDPDDPDVYRALAGGVTTSNLLHGSANAIGGQNAVVKMRWRSTPAAMLVDGAPAGIKFALGENPKRSNFRAPGGAVRYPATRMGVMESIRERFLAARDYAATWAAWNALPAGERAKRVPPRRDLQLEAIAEILEGDRLIHCHAYRQDEMLALVRLVETFSVRIATFQHVLEGYKIADEIAAHGAGASTFSDWWAFKLEAYDAIPYNGALMRDRGVLVSFNSDSSELARRMNLEAAKAVKYGAVPEADALAFVTLNPARQLGIDRRVGTLEVGKDADLVVWSGHPLSVYAVADQTWVDGRLEFDRTADVASRAAVEAARAEAVAKALGRAPEPPATAIPAGAQPGPGPAPAWKDRLASRGGGVSIVGATVHPVSGPPIENGTVSFREGRIVAVGAGLPPLPGATVVDGRGRHLYPGLLDASSSLGRVEISSVAGSVDVGEIGDLNPEVATAIAVNPDSELLGVARANGITHALGVPEGGIVSGSSAWMRLDGWTWEDLEASGPVAMHVRWPSYAVRRGPGAPSEDDQRRERELRLTALRRLFEDARAYARAKGAAPDGRRIDVDPKLEAMLPVVDGRLPVVVHASQARQIRAALDWAGKEQIRIVLASPSSGDAWRLADALAARAVPVLLEGVLQLPAREDDPYDAAYAAAAKLRAAGVRVAIASGGGGGGAWTARNLPYHAAMAAAFGLPKDDALRAVTLHAAEILGVASTLGSIEVGKSASLILTDGDPLEIRTRVGAAWIDGRPASLEDNRHDRLYRRYASRPRPGAR
- a CDS encoding sigma-54 dependent transcriptional regulator, whose amino-acid sequence is MTVLAPASEFLGISRAAAAVREQIVRAASVDAPVLVVGESGVGKELVARGIHDRSRRAPGPFIALNCAAIPDGLVESELFGHEPGSFTDGRSLRRGAFELADRGTLFLDEVGDLSPSAQPKLLRSLESGEFLRVGGEQPRRSDLRVIAATNHDLHRMSVENRFRADLLYRLRVIEIRVPPLRHRREDIPLLAERFARHVASSQNQPFRGFSPEAIQALSRYPWPGNVRELRSVVQRALSFRLDGLVDGSVLDLDPVSAGRIGLRALLDEDWKNARWKFESAYASHLLGRFGGSVREAAHAAGLAPRSLYKMLRRQRQRRGDTD
- a CDS encoding RtcB family protein; its protein translation is MKARELLNLGVPRGAPLHAALAAVGAARKSGTDVRDIRRDVRALVEDPESFRDDPAYGELARAILNRAESRRSFVPRESPAPWRSWGLDLEPESLRQMANACALPVSVKGALMPDAHPGYGLPIGGVLATRNAVIPYAVGVDIACRMKMTVLDLPPRLLAGESQRLKKAIESETRFGVGAHFKDRREHDVLDDDWTVSPVTRELKDKAWSQLGTSGSGNHFVEFGTFDVPDDALGIPPGTYLALLTHSGSRGTGASVADHYSKLAMTKRAELPRELLHLAWLDLASHEGQEYWAAMELMGKYAAANHACIHRAIARHLGARVVLDLENHHNFAWKEEHFGETLIVHRKGATPAGAGVLGIIPGSMASPTYVVRGLGNAESMRSAAHGAGRVMSRAAAKQRFVWGEVRRLLDERGVDVISAGLDEVPGVYKDIDVVMAAQSDLVEKVARFFPRIVKMAPPGERPED
- a CDS encoding bacteriohemerythrin, which translates into the protein MSHAGDPRSLEIGIPTVDAEHREQLDRMARLQGAILGGGDPETIADDLESLTDYIDAHFTSEQILMREQAYPEYATHLREHDAAIDMLRNLETRVRSGDAAASAEVLSALKGWLVSHIDRADRALAGFLLARGKEMP
- the fadB gene encoding fatty acid oxidation complex subunit alpha FadB; this encodes MIYNGMAIEATRLGDGFVELRFDLKSESVNKFDALSLRELAEAVAAIAREKDLRGVLVTSAKDVFIVGADIMEFLEHFKKPEAEMAAWLLEMDKTLNALEDLDAPSVVAINGVALGGGFELCLAASFRVMSTSAKVGLPETKLGIIPGWGGTVRLSRLVGADNAIEWIAGGEHHAPETALKVGAVDAVVAPEALRDAAVRMLHDAADGKLDWKRRREEKKAPLRLDAIEAGMVFVGSKAFVAGKAGPHYPAPVTAIEVIEQGAGKARDEALPIEAAAFAKLAKSATARSLVQVFLGDQAVKKVGKKASKAARPVKRAAVLGAGIMGGGIAYQSASRGTPILMKDIAPKALESGMAEAVKLLEKQVERGKLTTGKMAGVLAAITPTMSYGDFGTVDVVVEAVVENEEIKKKVLAEVEGNLPETAVLASNTSTISITRLATALKRPERFCGMHFFNPVPKMPLVEVIRGEKTGEEAIATTVAWAQAMGKTPIVVGDCAGFLVNRLLFPYFAGFMGLLAEGVDYERIDKVMETWGWPMGPALLLDVVGIDTAVHADRVMAQAFPDRMRHDGKSAIEAMVEAGRFGQKTGSGFYAWKPEKKGPPKKQSDPEAKAIVASIVKGSSNPTDGEILERTMLPMLFEGSRCLEEKIVASPVEADIALLYGLGFPPFRGGLFHWADVTGIDALLHASEHHRRLGGLYVPTKQMHDLAAAGRGFHGA
- a CDS encoding acetyl-CoA C-acyltransferase, with the protein product MREVVVVDAVRTPMGRSKGGMFRNVRSENLSAEVIKGLLARNPEVNPAEIDDVLWGCVQQTLEQAFNVARFAQLMTPIPKEVPAQTINRLCGSSMTALHTAAMHILAGYGDLFVVGGVEHMGHVPMMHGIDFNPRSSKYNAKAAGMMGLTAEYLARIHKIDRARQDEFALRSHQKAHAATTSGAFKAEIVPMEGHDEAGALKAYDYDEVIRPDTTFEGLSALKPAFDPKHGTITAGNASAVSDGAAAMLVMSAEKAKALGC